One stretch of Rhodopirellula islandica DNA includes these proteins:
- a CDS encoding L-fucose/L-arabinose isomerase family protein, which translates to MADETMPQTITLIASGDLRDSANQVCWEAQKEMESRLIAAIESFGHQVSRGHEFDEARGHGFIRSQRQGMDVFRTIDPNAPLIVAEAVWQYSHHVLAGLMTHRGPILTVANWSGQWPGLVGLLNLNGSLTKAGVQYSSLWSEEFSDALFLGKLKSWLDTGSVSHEMDHVTPFEITSCDANARAKALEIADTIQREKAILGVFDEGCMGMFNAIIPDHLLHATGVFKERLSQSALYHESQQVSDEEAQAVRDWLNQAGMKFHTGPNHETDLTDAQILGQCRVYIAAMRIADDFGCDAIGIQYQQGLKDLLPASDLVEGMLNDSVRPPVFSRDGSRELYAGGPLTHFNEVDECAGLDGLITNRVHKALGQPVENTLHDLRWSDRDASGTTEEEVWVLEISGAVPASHFQNGWADAEGFRQPPMYFPSGGSTVRGVSKPGEVVWSRIFVADDRLHMDLGRATAIELPAEETQRRWDSTTPQWPIMHAVLHGVSRDEMMARHKANHIQVAYANSAEEADLAMKTKASVADQLGMIVSYCGVRPDAP; encoded by the coding sequence ATGGCTGACGAGACGATGCCTCAAACGATCACACTGATTGCCTCCGGCGACTTACGAGATTCCGCGAACCAGGTTTGCTGGGAGGCCCAGAAAGAAATGGAGTCGCGGTTGATCGCTGCGATTGAATCTTTTGGCCACCAGGTCAGTCGCGGGCACGAGTTCGATGAAGCTCGCGGGCATGGGTTCATTCGGTCGCAGCGGCAGGGAATGGATGTGTTCCGGACCATTGATCCCAACGCTCCATTGATTGTTGCAGAAGCGGTCTGGCAGTACTCGCATCATGTTCTGGCTGGTTTGATGACGCATCGCGGGCCGATCTTGACGGTGGCGAACTGGTCAGGGCAGTGGCCGGGGTTGGTCGGGTTGCTGAACCTCAATGGGTCGCTCACCAAAGCAGGGGTTCAGTACAGCTCGCTGTGGAGCGAGGAGTTCTCGGACGCCTTGTTCCTGGGCAAACTGAAGAGTTGGTTGGACACGGGGTCTGTCTCACATGAAATGGACCATGTGACGCCATTCGAGATCACCAGTTGCGATGCAAACGCACGGGCGAAGGCGTTGGAAATCGCAGACACGATTCAACGCGAAAAAGCGATTTTGGGTGTGTTCGATGAAGGCTGCATGGGAATGTTCAACGCGATCATTCCCGACCACTTGCTTCATGCGACGGGAGTTTTCAAAGAGCGGCTGAGCCAATCGGCGCTTTATCATGAGTCGCAACAGGTCAGTGACGAAGAGGCTCAGGCCGTTCGCGATTGGTTGAATCAGGCGGGAATGAAATTCCATACTGGGCCCAATCACGAAACCGATCTCACCGACGCACAGATTCTTGGTCAGTGTCGTGTCTACATCGCGGCGATGCGCATTGCGGATGACTTCGGTTGCGATGCCATCGGGATTCAGTACCAGCAGGGGCTGAAGGACTTGTTGCCCGCCAGTGACTTGGTGGAAGGCATGCTCAATGATTCCGTTCGCCCGCCCGTCTTCTCACGCGATGGATCTCGGGAACTGTATGCCGGCGGTCCCTTGACTCACTTCAATGAGGTCGATGAGTGTGCGGGACTGGATGGGCTGATCACCAACCGGGTTCACAAAGCGTTGGGGCAGCCGGTCGAGAACACGCTGCACGATTTGCGATGGTCCGATCGCGATGCCAGCGGCACGACGGAGGAAGAGGTTTGGGTGCTGGAAATCAGTGGCGCCGTACCTGCCTCGCACTTTCAAAACGGTTGGGCGGACGCCGAAGGGTTCCGTCAGCCACCGATGTACTTTCCATCAGGTGGGAGCACCGTTCGAGGTGTCTCGAAACCCGGCGAAGTGGTTTGGTCGCGGATTTTTGTTGCTGACGATCGGCTGCACATGGATTTAGGGCGAGCAACAGCGATCGAATTGCCAGCGGAAGAAACGCAGCGACGCTGGGATTCAACGACGCCTCAGTGGCCGATCATGCACGCGGTTCTGCATGGGGTTTCTCGGGATGAGATGATGGCACGCCACAAAGCCAATCACATTCAAGTTGCCTATGCAAACTCGGCGGAAGAAGCGGACTTGGCGATGAAAACGAAGGCCTCGGTCGCGGATCAGTTGGGCATGATTGTCAGCTATTGCGGCGTGCGTCCGGACGCTCCCTGA
- a CDS encoding ribulokinase: MPVIALGLDFGTESVRAILVDSEGREVGSAVSPFEHGQIVDSLPGSDEPLPERYALQCPADWIQSAAAATKEAVAKAGLTGEEIVGIGVDFTSCTMLPAKHDGTPLCELESLQSRPLAWPKLWKHHGALEQAERMTSIARERDESFLRRYGGVIGLEWFFPKMLETIEQAPEIAESADVWLEAGDWFVWRLVGGDSDSLVRSTCQAGYKAMWSAGDGYPSQDYFQAVHPKLAEAVANRMPGQSAEQMRSPGQVAGQLTQAMATQFGLPVGVPVSAAIIDAHAGVPGVGAAEPGTLVMVLGTSSCHMLNATKMVDMPGVAGVVEGGILPGLFGYETGQAAVGDAFAWLRKLLNRDSFDDLAEEAMSLPPGAEGVSCLDWMNGCRTPLMDGSVRGAFTGLGMQHGPAHLYLALMEASAFGVRWIVEMLRHGSADLPEANQAEPTSSSNKGVPIDRIIATGGLPHHNRAFVEVYADVLGMPIEIHPSSQGPAVGAAVLGMVAAGPEKTPFSSIAEAATAMASVPENQRDLILPRLERTQAYEQLYGRYRQLAHAVAQRRI, from the coding sequence ATGCCTGTCATTGCTCTCGGTCTCGATTTTGGAACGGAGTCCGTGCGTGCCATCTTGGTGGATTCCGAGGGCCGCGAAGTGGGTTCCGCGGTCAGTCCGTTTGAGCATGGGCAGATCGTGGATTCATTGCCGGGCAGCGATGAGCCGTTGCCAGAGCGATACGCTTTGCAGTGCCCAGCGGACTGGATTCAGTCCGCCGCGGCGGCAACGAAAGAAGCCGTGGCCAAGGCTGGTTTGACGGGCGAGGAGATCGTGGGCATTGGCGTCGACTTCACCAGTTGCACGATGTTGCCGGCCAAGCACGACGGGACGCCGCTTTGTGAGTTGGAGTCGCTGCAGTCACGTCCCCTGGCTTGGCCAAAGCTGTGGAAGCACCATGGAGCGCTGGAGCAAGCCGAACGCATGACTTCGATCGCAAGGGAACGCGACGAGTCGTTTTTGAGGCGGTATGGCGGTGTGATCGGGTTGGAATGGTTCTTTCCCAAAATGCTGGAGACGATTGAACAAGCTCCTGAGATCGCTGAGTCTGCGGACGTGTGGTTGGAGGCAGGCGATTGGTTCGTGTGGCGACTGGTCGGTGGTGACAGCGATTCGTTGGTCCGTTCGACCTGTCAGGCTGGTTACAAAGCAATGTGGTCGGCCGGCGACGGTTATCCGTCGCAAGACTATTTTCAGGCCGTTCATCCGAAGCTTGCCGAGGCGGTTGCCAATCGGATGCCCGGTCAATCGGCGGAGCAGATGCGGTCACCGGGCCAAGTGGCTGGGCAGCTGACACAAGCGATGGCAACCCAGTTTGGGTTGCCCGTTGGGGTTCCCGTGTCGGCCGCAATCATTGATGCTCACGCCGGTGTGCCAGGAGTTGGTGCGGCCGAGCCAGGCACCTTGGTGATGGTGCTGGGGACCAGCAGTTGCCACATGCTCAACGCGACCAAGATGGTGGACATGCCCGGTGTGGCTGGCGTGGTGGAGGGCGGCATTTTGCCTGGATTGTTCGGCTATGAAACGGGGCAGGCGGCGGTCGGAGATGCGTTCGCTTGGTTGCGGAAACTACTGAATCGCGATTCGTTCGATGACTTGGCCGAGGAAGCGATGAGCTTGCCTCCCGGTGCCGAGGGCGTCTCGTGTTTGGATTGGATGAATGGTTGCCGAACGCCGCTGATGGATGGTTCGGTTCGCGGGGCCTTCACCGGGTTGGGAATGCAGCATGGCCCGGCTCACCTTTATTTGGCCTTGATGGAAGCGTCCGCCTTTGGTGTCCGCTGGATCGTGGAGATGCTTCGTCATGGGAGTGCCGATCTGCCTGAGGCGAATCAGGCTGAACCGACGAGCTCAAGCAACAAGGGCGTGCCGATCGATCGCATCATCGCCACCGGCGGTTTGCCACACCACAACCGAGCCTTCGTGGAGGTGTATGCGGACGTGCTGGGGATGCCAATTGAAATTCATCCTTCCTCGCAGGGGCCAGCGGTTGGTGCGGCGGTTCTGGGGATGGTTGCGGCTGGTCCCGAGAAGACACCGTTTTCCAGCATCGCTGAGGCTGCGACCGCGATGGCTTCTGTTCCCGAGAATCAGCGAGATTTGATTCTGCCTCGCTTGGAACGAACGCAAGCTTACGAACAACTGTACGGTCGCTACAGGCAATTGGCCCACGCGGTCGCTCAACGACGAATTTGA
- a CDS encoding FG-GAP repeat domain-containing protein: protein MSVYRRSLQPLALAMGLGWMLLVQGGQLLSAEENVKLMPLKYNNPGLEVDLGVGLWAYPLPMDYDGDGDLDLLVGCPDKPSNGTFYFENTSQDPSVKMPVFEAPVRLGRAFHNMLASEVNGESRVLIPGKYFAQDPSTGKFDFDKPTGISAPAKPLAIPGAKIRGNMWRYVDYDGDGDHDLIAGVGDWSDLVWDHAYDEKGDWHNGPLHGYVFLMSNAGDDAKPDYKKPEMIFAGDQPIDVFGWPCASLVDFDGDDDLDMIVGNFLDYFTYFENVGTREKPRYQTGKELQNVDGERLTMHLQMITPTAIDWDRDGDADLIVGDEDGRVAFIENTGELRDGQPVFENPVYFRQKADTLKFGALATPYVSDWDQDGDDDIICGNTAGNIGWFENLGEGEGGLPKWAEPVLLNVRGEDGAEEPFRILAGENGSIQGPCEAKWGYTTLSLADWDGDGDDDIIYNSILSEVGVLLNESGILVEQDLESAPVESPPAWYPWKPATKRSLTQWRTTPVALDFDGDEELDLVLMDQEGYLTLRRSAGEAERLFVDESGRPIRLAVGTAGRSGRVKIAVADWDSDGRLDVLINSENVTWYRNVADQDGKVVLKRVGNLARRNVAGHTASPAVSDFNRDGKWDLIVGSENGRIYHIFHDDCISFSGAEVAGDVQFEKALPAQSVDPKVDREDAISFDSTRGRIAAWIESNKEEAKSDLVRYRYHDGIKWSGPMTVLWDQPDSGKVECTKLRFDPSSEDGRIVLKFDAQVGDATQTVSKISYDRGRSFRDSK from the coding sequence ATGAGTGTTTACAGACGGTCGTTGCAACCATTGGCGTTGGCAATGGGATTGGGATGGATGCTGTTGGTCCAAGGCGGGCAACTGTTGAGTGCGGAGGAGAACGTGAAGTTGATGCCGCTGAAGTACAACAACCCTGGGTTGGAAGTTGACTTGGGCGTGGGGCTGTGGGCTTATCCGCTGCCGATGGATTACGACGGTGATGGTGATTTGGATTTGTTGGTTGGCTGTCCCGACAAGCCTTCCAATGGGACCTTTTACTTTGAGAATACAAGTCAGGACCCAAGTGTCAAAATGCCGGTCTTCGAAGCACCGGTGCGACTCGGGCGGGCGTTTCACAACATGTTGGCGAGCGAAGTCAACGGTGAATCGCGGGTTTTGATTCCAGGCAAGTACTTTGCACAGGACCCGTCCACGGGGAAATTTGATTTTGACAAACCCACCGGTATCTCCGCGCCGGCGAAACCGCTGGCCATTCCGGGAGCCAAAATTCGCGGCAACATGTGGCGTTACGTCGACTACGACGGTGACGGCGATCACGACTTGATCGCAGGTGTCGGCGATTGGTCCGATTTGGTTTGGGACCATGCTTACGATGAGAAGGGCGATTGGCACAACGGGCCGCTGCACGGTTATGTGTTCTTGATGTCCAACGCCGGGGACGATGCCAAACCGGATTACAAAAAGCCCGAGATGATTTTCGCGGGCGATCAACCCATCGATGTTTTTGGGTGGCCGTGTGCAAGCTTGGTGGACTTCGATGGGGATGATGACCTGGACATGATCGTCGGGAATTTCCTGGACTACTTCACTTACTTTGAGAACGTGGGGACTCGTGAAAAGCCTCGTTATCAAACTGGGAAAGAGCTCCAGAATGTCGATGGCGAACGGCTGACGATGCACTTGCAAATGATCACGCCAACCGCGATCGACTGGGACCGCGATGGTGACGCCGATTTGATCGTGGGGGACGAAGACGGTCGCGTTGCGTTCATTGAAAACACCGGCGAACTTCGCGACGGCCAACCTGTGTTTGAGAATCCCGTTTACTTCCGCCAAAAAGCCGACACGCTGAAATTTGGTGCCCTGGCAACGCCCTATGTGTCTGATTGGGATCAAGACGGTGACGATGACATCATCTGCGGAAACACAGCCGGCAACATCGGATGGTTCGAAAACCTTGGTGAAGGCGAAGGTGGTTTGCCGAAGTGGGCGGAACCCGTGTTGCTGAACGTTCGGGGGGAGGATGGAGCGGAAGAACCGTTTCGGATTTTGGCAGGCGAGAACGGATCGATCCAAGGTCCCTGCGAAGCCAAGTGGGGCTACACCACGTTGTCACTCGCTGACTGGGATGGTGATGGCGACGATGACATCATTTACAACTCGATCTTGTCGGAGGTCGGTGTGTTGCTCAATGAATCTGGCATCTTGGTGGAACAGGATTTGGAATCCGCTCCCGTCGAAAGTCCACCAGCCTGGTACCCTTGGAAACCAGCTACGAAGAGGTCCCTGACGCAGTGGCGGACAACACCGGTTGCTCTGGATTTCGACGGCGATGAGGAACTGGATTTGGTGTTGATGGATCAGGAAGGGTATCTGACGCTTCGTCGTTCGGCGGGGGAAGCGGAGCGATTGTTTGTTGATGAATCAGGTCGCCCGATTCGTTTGGCAGTTGGCACCGCTGGTCGATCTGGTCGCGTCAAGATCGCCGTTGCCGATTGGGATTCCGATGGGCGTTTGGATGTGTTGATCAACTCTGAGAATGTGACCTGGTATCGCAATGTGGCTGATCAAGACGGCAAGGTCGTGTTGAAACGAGTTGGGAATTTGGCTCGCCGCAATGTCGCGGGTCACACGGCCAGTCCCGCGGTCTCTGACTTCAACCGAGATGGGAAGTGGGATCTGATCGTTGGAAGTGAAAACGGTCGGATTTACCACATTTTCCATGACGATTGCATTTCGTTTTCGGGAGCAGAGGTCGCCGGGGATGTGCAGTTCGAAAAAGCGTTGCCAGCCCAGTCGGTTGATCCCAAGGTGGATCGCGAAGACGCGATCTCATTTGATTCCACGCGGGGCCGGATTGCCGCTTGGATCGAATCGAACAAGGAGGAGGCGAAGTCCGACCTGGTTCGGTACCGTTATCATGATGGAATCAAATGGTCCGGTCCGATGACGGTGCTTTGGGATCAGCCCGATTCCGGAAAGGTCGAATGCACGAAGTTGCGTTTTGATCCCAGCAGCGAAGACGGCCGAATCGTGCTGAAGTTTGACGCTCAGGTTGGCGATGCAACGCAAACCGTGTCGAAGATCAGCTACGATCGGGGGCGTTCGTTCCGCGATTCCAAGTGA
- a CDS encoding DUF3748 domain-containing protein, with protein MDDRLKAGETIGLMAMQVMGGGMISQLTHRQQHHHLTNTHVWSWDGRWVYYDIRSDADGAVFDGPRIERVNTKTSEVEVVYEASHGACVGVATASPTEDRLVFIHGPEDPTSDWNYSASHRRGVVMCPGQASSVQNLDARDIVDPFTPGALRGGSHVHVFDDEGQWVSFTYEDHVLAMEPTGGQKNQRNVGVSIPHQPVSVPSTHPRNHEGAFWSVLATRTHDRPEPGSDQICKAYEDAWVAKKKGQVPSGKTSAKALAFLGDVVIETDSMQRGGAALGAQEHLRKTVPELFVVDLPVDCSVAGSEPLQGTATTRPAPPVGTVQRRLTRTTDRPYPGVATDVRHWPRSKPDGSEVCFLMRDDHGVIQLWSVPPDGGSLKQITRGKESVASAFTIHPGGNHAACVMGNSVCEVDLSDGRVVTLAEGGEQFRCLPFAVVYSPDGSRVAFGGAVSSGDKSCNQVFVVDSTAD; from the coding sequence ATGGACGACCGACTCAAAGCAGGCGAAACAATTGGGCTCATGGCAATGCAAGTCATGGGTGGCGGCATGATTTCCCAGCTCACTCATCGTCAACAGCATCATCATCTGACCAACACGCATGTTTGGTCTTGGGATGGGCGATGGGTCTACTACGACATTCGCAGTGATGCCGACGGGGCCGTCTTCGATGGTCCGCGAATTGAGCGTGTCAACACGAAGACCAGCGAAGTGGAAGTCGTGTACGAAGCCTCGCATGGTGCCTGCGTTGGCGTCGCGACCGCCAGTCCCACGGAAGACAGGCTCGTTTTCATTCACGGGCCGGAGGATCCCACATCGGATTGGAATTACTCGGCTTCTCATCGCCGTGGCGTCGTGATGTGTCCCGGGCAAGCTTCGTCGGTGCAAAACTTAGACGCTCGCGACATCGTGGATCCTTTCACGCCGGGTGCACTTCGTGGCGGCAGTCACGTGCACGTCTTTGACGATGAAGGCCAGTGGGTCAGTTTCACTTATGAGGACCATGTGTTGGCGATGGAGCCAACCGGCGGTCAGAAGAATCAACGCAATGTGGGGGTGTCGATTCCGCACCAGCCTGTGTCGGTGCCGAGCACGCATCCCCGCAATCACGAGGGGGCGTTCTGGAGTGTTTTGGCGACACGGACACACGATCGACCCGAACCAGGATCCGACCAGATTTGCAAAGCCTACGAAGACGCTTGGGTGGCCAAAAAGAAAGGTCAGGTCCCAAGCGGCAAGACCTCAGCAAAGGCCTTGGCGTTTTTAGGCGACGTGGTCATTGAGACGGACTCCATGCAAAGAGGAGGGGCAGCGCTCGGGGCGCAAGAGCATCTGCGGAAGACGGTTCCGGAATTGTTTGTGGTGGATTTGCCGGTTGATTGTTCGGTTGCGGGATCGGAGCCTTTGCAGGGCACCGCGACCACGCGGCCGGCACCGCCAGTCGGAACGGTGCAGCGGCGTTTGACCCGCACCACCGACCGGCCGTATCCAGGCGTGGCAACGGATGTGCGGCATTGGCCGCGAAGCAAACCGGATGGCAGCGAAGTCTGTTTTTTAATGCGAGATGACCACGGTGTGATTCAGTTGTGGTCGGTTCCGCCGGATGGTGGGTCGCTCAAGCAAATCACCCGTGGGAAAGAGTCGGTCGCGTCCGCATTCACCATTCATCCCGGCGGCAACCATGCGGCATGTGTGATGGGGAACTCGGTGTGCGAAGTCGACTTGAGTGATGGACGTGTGGTGACATTGGCGGAAGGTGGAGAGCAGTTTCGCTGTTTGCCTTTTGCGGTTGTGTACTCGCCTGATGGAAGTCGCGTTGCCTTTGGCGGCGCTGTTTCGAGTGGCGACAAATCATGCAACCAAGTCTTTGTGGTCGACTCAACAGCGGATTGA
- a CDS encoding GntR family transcriptional regulator translates to MTPGRHQVETHASRAYHHLRQKLISGEFKPGTRLLYGPIGKEIGVSATPIREAAGQLATEGMVELVPQIGAVVRSINEPEVQELYEVRNLIEPFASARASERSTSEDIQLIAKEYNTMRELVERQKQTDSPEESQEIAYQFNQADHNFHLRIVEATGNHTLVRTSTQSNILTRVFGIWMHRQGADVMENTCNEHEKIFTAIQNGNAEAAHEAASNHILKGLQLSLQSFREA, encoded by the coding sequence ATGACTCCAGGGCGTCACCAAGTCGAAACGCACGCCAGCCGTGCCTATCATCATCTGCGTCAAAAGCTGATCTCGGGTGAATTCAAACCCGGCACCAGATTGCTGTATGGACCGATCGGCAAAGAAATCGGCGTGTCGGCAACCCCGATTCGAGAAGCCGCCGGACAGCTCGCGACGGAGGGCATGGTCGAATTGGTGCCTCAAATCGGGGCCGTCGTGCGATCGATCAACGAACCGGAAGTGCAAGAGCTTTATGAGGTTCGAAATCTGATCGAACCCTTCGCTTCCGCGCGTGCTTCGGAACGCTCGACGTCGGAAGACATCCAGCTGATCGCGAAGGAATACAACACCATGCGGGAGTTGGTGGAACGCCAGAAGCAAACCGACTCGCCGGAAGAAAGCCAGGAAATCGCCTACCAATTCAACCAGGCGGACCACAACTTTCACTTGCGAATCGTCGAAGCGACCGGCAACCACACACTCGTTCGAACCTCCACTCAGTCCAACATTCTGACTCGCGTGTTTGGTATTTGGATGCACCGCCAAGGTGCTGACGTGATGGAGAACACTTGCAACGAGCACGAAAAAATCTTCACCGCCATTCAAAACGGGAATGCAGAAGCGGCGCATGAAGCGGCATCGAATCACATCTTGAAGGGACTTCAACTTTCGCTCCAGTCCTTTCGCGAAGCCTGA
- a CDS encoding sodium:solute symporter, protein MAFTGLDYTVLVVYFVAIMAMGFYFWARNRSADDFSAGGRSLPGWLCGLSIFATYLSSISYLALPGKAFVDNWNAFMYSLAIPIAAAIAVRWFLPLYRESGEVSAYSLLERRFGLWARLFASGFYLLFQIARIGVVMYLMALPMAVLFGWDIRLVIACTGVVVTIYSFVGGIVAVIWADAIQAIVLLAGAILALAILLLGMPGGPAEVLSVANENHKFSLGDSSFLVSESTIWVVLAFGLFDNLRNFGIDQSYVQRYIASRSDREAVKSVWVGALLYVPVSALFLFIGSSLYAYYEGHPQDLDEVRRIVAEQKLMQAGVSLDAPDYSTQLTEMSSSLSEGDLGDRVFPHFIAAHLPQGVRGLLIAAVFAAAMSTVSTSLNSSATLVMSDFYRRLFRRDSTDAQNIGVLRLSTIAWGAMGTAMALALVRLTDSTLDVWWTLSGVLGAGIVGLFLLGITVPRLHGAPAITAFAIGGLAIAWMTISQTSVWPAAWETYANPMDKFMTIVVGPCLMIGLGLLFTTIGLTGDQASRKDWSES, encoded by the coding sequence ATGGCGTTCACGGGCCTGGACTACACGGTCCTGGTTGTTTACTTCGTCGCCATCATGGCGATGGGGTTTTACTTCTGGGCCCGCAACCGATCGGCGGATGATTTCTCCGCCGGTGGTCGATCCCTTCCCGGTTGGTTGTGTGGGCTGTCGATTTTCGCGACTTACTTGAGCAGCATCAGTTATCTGGCGCTGCCCGGCAAAGCGTTTGTCGACAACTGGAATGCGTTCATGTACTCGCTGGCGATTCCGATCGCGGCTGCGATCGCGGTGCGTTGGTTTTTGCCGCTTTACCGAGAGAGCGGTGAAGTCTCCGCGTATTCGCTGTTGGAGCGGCGTTTTGGGCTTTGGGCTCGGCTCTTTGCCAGCGGGTTTTACCTGCTGTTTCAGATCGCTCGGATCGGTGTCGTGATGTACCTGATGGCGTTGCCGATGGCGGTACTGTTTGGATGGGACATCCGATTGGTCATTGCGTGCACCGGAGTGGTGGTCACGATTTACTCGTTTGTGGGCGGGATCGTCGCCGTGATCTGGGCGGATGCGATCCAGGCGATCGTGTTGTTGGCCGGAGCGATTTTGGCGTTGGCAATCTTGTTGCTGGGCATGCCAGGTGGACCCGCCGAAGTGTTGTCGGTTGCGAACGAAAACCACAAATTCTCTTTGGGCGACAGTTCTTTCCTGGTGTCAGAATCGACGATCTGGGTCGTGTTGGCATTTGGGTTGTTCGACAACCTGCGTAACTTTGGCATCGATCAAAGTTACGTGCAGCGCTACATCGCTTCTCGGTCGGATCGCGAAGCGGTCAAGAGCGTTTGGGTGGGCGCGTTGTTGTATGTCCCCGTCAGCGCGTTGTTTCTGTTCATTGGATCGTCGTTGTACGCCTACTACGAAGGGCATCCTCAAGACCTGGATGAAGTCCGGAGGATTGTTGCCGAACAAAAACTGATGCAGGCAGGTGTCTCCCTGGACGCCCCAGATTATTCGACGCAGTTGACGGAGATGTCTTCGAGTTTGTCCGAAGGTGACTTGGGCGATCGGGTGTTCCCACACTTCATCGCGGCTCACTTGCCACAAGGTGTTCGTGGGTTGTTGATCGCAGCCGTTTTCGCGGCCGCGATGAGCACTGTTTCGACGTCGCTCAATTCATCAGCGACGTTGGTGATGAGCGACTTTTACAGGCGGTTGTTTCGGCGGGATTCGACGGACGCCCAGAACATTGGTGTGTTGCGATTGTCGACCATTGCTTGGGGAGCCATGGGAACCGCGATGGCACTGGCGCTGGTTCGATTGACCGACAGCACCCTGGATGTTTGGTGGACGTTGTCGGGTGTGTTGGGCGCCGGGATCGTCGGTTTGTTCTTGCTCGGAATCACGGTGCCGCGTTTGCACGGGGCGCCGGCCATCACCGCTTTCGCGATTGGTGGTTTGGCGATCGCCTGGATGACGATTTCTCAAACCAGTGTCTGGCCCGCAGCATGGGAGACATATGCCAACCCGATGGACAAATTCATGACGATCGTGGTGGGCCCATGCTTGATGATCGGTTTGGGATTGCTGTTCACGACGATCGGTCTGACGGGTGATCAGGCTTCGCGAAAGGACTGGAGCGAAAGTTGA
- a CDS encoding dihydrodipicolinate synthase family protein → MSRLFTAGNRLQGIVPPLITPLSARDELDQEGLERLIEHVIDGGVSGVFILGTTGEAPSLSYRLRRDLITMTTRLVAGRVPVLVGVTDTAFVESTALARHAADAGADAAVLTTPYYFPAGQTELTAYVQNIAPEIPLPLMLYNMPGLTKVWYEIETLKKLSEIQSIVGVKDSSGDLDYFRRLCELRNEVRDDWSVLLGPEALLPEAHELGGDGGVSGGANVMPRCFVDCYEGLTTNDAAKTEAAMVKIRRFQDIYDVGKYASRHIKATKCAASLLGICSDLPADPFHRFFEPEREKVAAVLRDLGIL, encoded by the coding sequence ATGTCCCGTCTGTTCACTGCAGGCAATCGCTTGCAAGGCATCGTGCCTCCTTTGATCACCCCCCTGAGCGCTCGTGACGAGCTGGACCAGGAGGGATTGGAACGCTTGATCGAGCATGTCATCGACGGTGGCGTTTCGGGGGTGTTTATCCTGGGAACAACCGGTGAGGCACCCAGCCTGAGCTATCGATTGCGGCGTGATTTGATCACCATGACCACACGGTTGGTCGCCGGACGCGTGCCTGTGTTGGTGGGAGTGACCGACACCGCGTTTGTGGAATCGACCGCACTGGCTCGTCATGCGGCGGATGCGGGAGCGGATGCGGCGGTCCTGACCACGCCGTACTATTTCCCAGCCGGCCAGACGGAACTGACGGCGTATGTTCAGAACATCGCTCCTGAAATTCCGTTGCCGTTGATGCTTTACAACATGCCTGGATTGACCAAGGTTTGGTACGAAATTGAAACCTTGAAGAAGCTTTCAGAAATTCAGTCCATCGTGGGTGTCAAAGACAGCAGCGGTGATCTGGATTACTTCCGCCGTCTGTGCGAATTGCGAAACGAAGTCCGCGATGATTGGTCGGTCTTGCTGGGCCCCGAAGCCCTGCTGCCAGAGGCTCATGAATTGGGCGGTGATGGTGGTGTGTCGGGGGGAGCGAACGTGATGCCACGTTGTTTCGTGGATTGTTACGAAGGGCTGACAACGAATGACGCGGCCAAGACGGAAGCGGCGATGGTCAAAATTCGGCGTTTCCAAGACATCTATGACGTTGGCAAGTATGCGTCACGTCATATCAAAGCCACCAAGTGCGCTGCGTCGTTATTGGGGATCTGCAGCGATCTTCCCGCCGATCCATTTCATCGCTTCTTTGAACCCGAGCGGGAGAAAGTGGCCGCGGTCCTGCGTGACTTGGGAATCCTATGA